A region of Periplaneta americana isolate PAMFEO1 chromosome 16, P.americana_PAMFEO1_priV1, whole genome shotgun sequence DNA encodes the following proteins:
- the LOC138692106 gene encoding gastrula zinc finger protein XlCGF28.1-like isoform X2, whose product MEEFCELDQVKKEFKLEVTAEENDILPDSVAVTSNPGVATFCKDEDLHTDEKKNQDVVHKVDKIMSCDVCGKCFSHKGNFNKHLRVHTGEKPFSCDMCGRCFSNLGDLKIHVRIHTGEKPFSCDVCEKNFSCLGYLNRHLRLHTGEKPFSCDVCGKRFSNLGDLKIHVRIHTGEKPFSCDVCEKNFSCLGYLNRHLRVHTGEKPFGCDVCGKCFLDTLHLNRHLRVHTGEKPYSCDVCGKAFSCSAHLARHSSLHAGEKPFCCDVCGRRFPGMEYLKRHSRLHTGENPLNCKVCGKCFSFEGSLKSHIRDTCGKTSAEPSKLKTEESSHTGKKP is encoded by the coding sequence ATCCTGGAGTTGCAACATTCTGCAAAGATGAAGACCTGCATACCGACGAGAAGAAAAACCAGGACGTGGTTCACAAAGTCGACAAGATAATGagctgtgatgtgtgtggaaagtgtttttcgcaCAAGGGAAACTTCAATAAGCATTTACGCGTGCATACAGGGGAAAAACCATTCAGTTGTGACATGTGTGGAAGGTGTTTTTCTAACTTAGGCGACTTAAAAATTCATGTTCGTatacacacaggcgagaagccgTTCAGTTGTGATGTGTGTGAAAAGAACTTTTCCTGTTTGGGTTATTTAAATAGGCATTTACGTCTCCACACCGGCGAAAaaccattcagttgtgacgtgtgTGGAAAGCGTTTTTCTAACTTAGGGGACTTAAAAATTCATGTACGTatacacacaggcgagaagccattcagttgtgatgtgtGTGAAAAGAACTTTTCCTGTTTGGGTTATTTAAATAGGCATTTACGCGTGCACACCGGCGAAAAGCCATTCGGTTGTGACGTGTGTGGAAAATGTTTTCTAGACACTTTGCATCTCAATAGGCATTTACGCGTACATACAGGCGAAAAACCGTACAGttgcgatgtgtgtggaaagGCATTTTCATGCTCTGCACATCTCGCTAGGCATTCATCTCTGCAtgcaggcgagaagccattcTGTTGTGACGTTTGTGGAAGGCGTTTTCCCGGTATGGAATACCTGAAGAGGCACTCACGCTTACACACCGGGGAAAATCCATTGAATTGTAAagtttgtggaaaatgtttctcgtTTGAGGGAAGTCTCAAAAGTCATATACGTGATACTTGTGGGAAGACTTCTGCTGAACCGAGTaagttaaaaacagaagaaagctcACACACAGGCAAAAAACCTTAA